In Massilia violaceinigra, one DNA window encodes the following:
- a CDS encoding ABC transporter ATP-binding protein, which yields MIVVDDVRKQFGSLQALGGVSFTAADGQITALLGPNGAGKTTLLRLLVGLLKRDQGSISIGGIDPAIDPMTVRKDIGFLTDQFGLYERLSTREYLAYFGELNGMSTPLVQRRIDEVADLLAMQDILERRAKGFSQGQRIKVALARTLLHKPRHLLLDEPSRGLDVMSTRALRTALTALRQDGCCVIMATHVMQEVTHLCDDVIVIAKGHTVAQGSPEELCRRTGIANLEDAFVSLVGEEGIAA from the coding sequence ATGATTGTTGTAGACGACGTACGCAAACAGTTCGGCTCGCTGCAAGCGCTGGGAGGCGTCAGCTTCACGGCCGCCGACGGCCAGATCACGGCCCTGCTCGGTCCAAACGGGGCCGGCAAGACCACCCTGCTGCGCCTGCTGGTGGGCTTGCTCAAGCGCGACCAGGGCAGCATCAGCATCGGCGGCATCGATCCAGCCATCGATCCGATGACGGTGCGCAAGGATATCGGCTTCCTGACCGACCAGTTCGGCCTGTACGAGCGCCTGAGCACGCGCGAATACCTGGCTTATTTCGGCGAACTGAACGGCATGAGCACACCCCTGGTGCAGCGCCGCATCGATGAGGTGGCCGACCTGCTGGCCATGCAGGACATCCTGGAACGGCGCGCCAAGGGGTTTTCGCAGGGCCAGCGCATCAAGGTGGCGCTGGCGCGCACCCTGCTGCACAAGCCGCGCCACCTGCTGCTCGACGAACCGAGCCGCGGGCTGGACGTGATGAGCACGCGCGCCCTGCGCACCGCCCTCACCGCCCTGCGCCAGGACGGCTGCTGCGTGATCATGGCCACCCACGTGATGCAGGAAGTAACGCACTTGTGCGACGACGTGATCGTCATCGCCAAGGGCCATACCGTGGCCCAGGGCTCGCCCGAGGAGCTGTGCCGCCGCACCGGCATCGCCAACCTCGAGGACGCCTTCGTCAGCCTGGTGGGCGAAGAAGGAATCGCAGCATGA
- the argC gene encoding N-acetyl-gamma-glutamyl-phosphate reductase gives MIKVSIVGGTGYTGVELLRLLSVHPDVELTAITSRKEDGLPVADMFPSLRGKVNLAFSAPDKVDLTKCDVVFFATPHGVAMAQAPALLAAGVKVIDLAADFRLKDQATFEQWYKIPHTCPDLLEEAVYGLPELNREAVKNARLIANPGCYPTTMQLGFVPLLKANLIDASALIADAKSGVSGAGRKAEIGTLFSESSDNFKAYGVSGHRHTPETVAQLQRFTGLPVNLIFTPHLVPMIRGMHSTLYARLTTDISNEELQELFESTYKDAAFVDVMPFGSHPETRSTRGSNMLRLALHRPNNGNTLVILVVQDNLVKGASGQAIQCMNLMFGLHETLGLQQVALLP, from the coding sequence ATGATCAAAGTTAGCATCGTCGGCGGTACGGGTTACACGGGCGTGGAATTGCTGCGACTGCTGTCGGTCCACCCTGATGTGGAGCTGACCGCGATTACGTCGCGTAAGGAAGATGGCTTGCCCGTCGCTGATATGTTTCCTTCGCTGCGCGGCAAGGTGAACCTGGCGTTTTCGGCCCCGGACAAGGTCGATCTGACCAAGTGCGACGTGGTCTTTTTCGCCACCCCGCACGGCGTGGCCATGGCCCAGGCTCCGGCACTGCTGGCCGCCGGCGTCAAGGTCATCGACCTGGCCGCCGATTTCCGCCTGAAAGACCAGGCAACCTTCGAGCAGTGGTACAAGATTCCACACACTTGCCCGGACCTGCTGGAAGAGGCCGTCTACGGCTTGCCGGAACTGAACCGCGAAGCGGTCAAGAACGCGCGCCTGATCGCCAATCCGGGTTGCTATCCGACCACCATGCAGCTGGGTTTCGTGCCGCTGCTCAAGGCGAACCTGATCGATGCCAGCGCCCTGATCGCGGATGCGAAGTCGGGCGTGTCGGGCGCCGGCCGCAAGGCGGAAATCGGCACCCTGTTCTCCGAGTCGAGCGATAATTTCAAGGCTTACGGCGTGTCCGGCCATCGCCATACGCCGGAAACCGTGGCCCAGCTGCAGCGTTTTACCGGCCTGCCGGTCAACCTGATCTTCACGCCGCACCTGGTGCCGATGATCCGCGGGATGCATTCGACCCTGTACGCACGCTTGACCACCGATATCAGCAACGAGGAGCTGCAGGAGCTGTTCGAGAGCACCTACAAGGACGCGGCTTTCGTCGACGTCATGCCGTTCGGCTCGCATCCGGAAACCCGTTCGACCCGCGGCTCGAACATGCTGCGCCTGGCGCTGCATCGTCCGAACAACGGCAATACCCTGGTGATCCTGGTGGTCCAGGATAATCTGGTCAAGGGCGCCTCCGGCCAGGCGATCCAGTGCATGAACCTGATGTTCGGCCTGCATGAAACCCTGGGCTTGCAACAGGTCGCGCTGCTGCCGTAA
- the rplM gene encoding 50S ribosomal protein L13: protein MKTFSAKGHEVQRDWFVVDATDLILGRVASEVALRLRGKHKPEFTPHVDTGDFIVVINAGKLRVTGTKATEKTYYRHSGYPGGIYETNFKKMQERFPGRALEKAVKGMLPKGPLGYAMIKKLKVYAEGSHPHAAQQPTALVLFK, encoded by the coding sequence ATGAAAACTTTTTCCGCTAAGGGACATGAAGTCCAGCGCGATTGGTTCGTGGTTGACGCGACGGATCTGATCCTCGGACGTGTTGCCAGCGAAGTGGCACTCCGGTTGCGCGGCAAACACAAACCCGAATTCACTCCTCACGTCGACACGGGCGATTTCATCGTCGTGATCAATGCAGGCAAACTGCGCGTGACCGGTACCAAGGCAACCGAGAAGACGTACTACCGTCACTCGGGCTACCCAGGTGGTATCTACGAAACCAACTTCAAGAAAATGCAAGAGCGTTTTCCTGGTCGCGCGCTTGAAAAAGCGGTCAAGGGCATGCTGCCTAAGGGCCCGCTTGGCTACGCCATGATCAAGAAGCTCAAAGTGTACGCGGAAGGTTCCCACCCGCACGCTGCCCAGCAACCTACAGCACTCGTGCTGTTCAAGTAA
- the coq7 gene encoding 2-polyprenyl-3-methyl-6-methoxy-1,4-benzoquinone monooxygenase, which translates to MSAQRSINPLDQLIVSMDKALRVIAGVASASRPTPAAHADDGQLDEAEQRRSAGLMRVNHVGEVCAQALYNSQSRFAKTEAMRLQFAEAGREEEDHLAWTAQRLAELGSQPSLLNPLWYAGAYALGTVAAQLGDARSLGFVVETERQVEAHLNSHLDLLPVQDAKSRAIVDQMRVDEIAHGAAAQALGAVDVPLPVRGVMSAMAKVMTTTAYYV; encoded by the coding sequence ATGTCAGCACAACGATCCATCAATCCACTCGACCAGCTGATCGTCAGCATGGACAAGGCCCTGCGCGTGATCGCGGGCGTGGCATCGGCATCGCGGCCGACCCCGGCGGCGCACGCCGATGACGGCCAGCTCGACGAAGCGGAACAGCGCCGCAGCGCCGGCCTGATGCGGGTCAACCACGTGGGCGAAGTGTGCGCGCAAGCGCTGTACAACTCGCAATCGCGCTTTGCCAAGACCGAGGCGATGCGGCTGCAGTTCGCCGAGGCGGGGCGCGAGGAAGAGGATCATCTGGCGTGGACGGCGCAGCGGCTGGCCGAGCTGGGGTCGCAGCCGAGTTTGCTCAATCCCTTGTGGTATGCGGGAGCGTATGCACTGGGCACGGTGGCGGCGCAACTGGGCGACGCGCGCAGCCTGGGGTTCGTGGTCGAGACCGAGCGCCAGGTGGAGGCGCATCTGAACAGCCATCTCGATTTGCTGCCGGTGCAGGATGCCAAGTCGCGTGCGATCGTGGACCAGATGCGGGTCGACGAGATTGCGCACGGCGCGGCGGCGCAGGCGCTGGGCGCGGTGGACGTGCCGCTGCCGGTGCGCGGCGTGATGAGTGCGATGGCGAAGGTGATGACGACGACGGCGTATTACGTTTGA
- the erpA gene encoding iron-sulfur cluster insertion protein ErpA, producing MNAVAEMPEVMPAPIVFTDSAAQKVAQLIEEEGNPDLKLRVFVQGGGCSGFQYGFTFDEIVNEDDTTMVKNGVQLLIDSMSYQYLVGAEIDYKDDLEGAQFVIKNPTATSTCGCGSSFSV from the coding sequence ATGAATGCAGTTGCTGAAATGCCAGAAGTGATGCCGGCACCGATCGTGTTTACCGATAGCGCCGCGCAAAAGGTTGCACAGCTGATCGAGGAAGAGGGCAATCCCGACCTCAAACTGCGCGTCTTCGTGCAGGGCGGCGGCTGCTCGGGCTTCCAGTACGGCTTCACCTTCGACGAAATCGTCAACGAAGATGACACCACCATGGTCAAGAATGGCGTGCAACTGCTGATCGATTCGATGAGCTACCAATACCTGGTCGGCGCGGAAATCGATTATAAAGATGATCTCGAAGGTGCCCAGTTCGTCATCAAGAATCCAACCGCTACCTCGACCTGCGGTTGCGGTTCGTCGTTCTCGGTATA
- a CDS encoding PEP-CTERM sorting domain-containing protein, producing the protein MRFVRSLLSALMLGIFAAPALAAPSYTVTTLNTGQYDQWRLIDNAGTLYGSSNWRTAFHAGGSTTVVHVSTSPFPTGGITAISNAGHMASYEYWTTIGDIVNARGYLTVNGVTTDLGSFGPDSYGGDTFTHGVNNAGTVVGSSSTNLRLPGGDPHYPRFASHAYVYSDNKMKDLGTLGGIHSSASGINAAGTIVGTAENANRQDRAFIYQNGRMTDLGGFSGGSSLASGINDAGLIIGQSARDNNGYVKSAFVYANGAMTDLGWGAQRSSNAVDINELGQIIGYGADANGQERGFIYQNGQLLQLDKAVDPLDNWIIKTTYSINDNGLILADACKLDVCGTVLLSPVPEPETFAMLLAGLGLLGFCARRRSRTVANAKQ; encoded by the coding sequence ATGCGCTTCGTCCGCTCCCTGTTGTCCGCCCTCATGCTCGGCATCTTCGCCGCGCCCGCGCTTGCCGCCCCCTCCTACACAGTCACGACGCTCAATACCGGCCAGTACGATCAATGGCGCCTGATCGACAACGCCGGCACCCTGTACGGTTCTTCAAACTGGCGTACGGCATTTCATGCCGGCGGCAGCACCACGGTGGTGCATGTCAGCACGAGTCCGTTTCCCACCGGTGGGATCACGGCCATCAGCAATGCCGGCCATATGGCCAGCTACGAATACTGGACCACCATTGGCGACATCGTCAACGCCCGTGGCTACCTGACGGTCAACGGCGTTACCACGGACCTCGGTTCGTTCGGCCCTGATAGCTACGGCGGGGACACGTTCACCCATGGCGTCAACAATGCCGGCACGGTGGTGGGCAGTTCAAGCACCAATCTGCGCCTGCCGGGAGGCGATCCGCATTATCCGCGCTTCGCCAGCCATGCTTATGTGTACAGCGACAATAAAATGAAGGACCTGGGCACGCTGGGAGGCATCCACAGCAGCGCCTCGGGCATCAATGCCGCCGGGACCATCGTGGGCACCGCTGAAAACGCCAACCGCCAGGATCGCGCCTTCATCTACCAGAACGGCCGCATGACCGACCTGGGCGGATTCAGTGGCGGCAGCAGTCTGGCAAGCGGCATCAATGATGCCGGCCTGATCATCGGACAGTCCGCACGCGACAATAACGGCTATGTGAAGTCGGCCTTTGTGTATGCGAATGGCGCGATGACCGATCTGGGCTGGGGTGCGCAACGCAGTTCGAATGCCGTCGATATCAATGAGCTGGGCCAGATCATCGGCTACGGCGCCGACGCGAACGGCCAGGAGCGTGGCTTCATCTATCAGAACGGCCAGCTGCTGCAGCTCGACAAGGCCGTCGACCCGCTGGACAACTGGATTATCAAAACCACTTACAGCATCAATGATAATGGCCTGATCCTGGCCGATGCGTGCAAGCTCGATGTCTGCGGCACGGTGCTGCTGAGCCCCGTTCCGGAGCCGGAAACCTTTGCAATGTTGCTGGCCGGACTAGGTTTGCTCGGTTTTTGCGCGCGCCGCCGCTCCCGCACCGTAGCGAACGCAAAGCAATAG
- a CDS encoding alpha/beta fold hydrolase, with translation MKLKHCLAASLLSLLSALAPSCLASAPGAALNGRTCHLPGSEEGLRCRTLAVPLDYRQPTGPTLTLHITVAPAFRESGRPDPLFVLAGGPGQAGSDVLPALNAMFRRTRATRDIVFIDQRGTGLSGKLDCDDDALPENLSDEEQIAAVRACLAAIRQPLSAYTTEQAARDIEQVRLALGYQQINVWGASYGTRLGQAYARAFPHAVRSLVLDGVAAPDQIIPAGGRDGQAALDALFRQCAADNGCNKAYPALRAEFNGLLAKVSAAPVPLNLSNPRTAEPLQMNMTKERFLNTVHNVLYSALDGRRLPFLIHSAHLGRWAPFVARRNVASDLAGEGGTALVLHMAVICAEDYPRMTPQLLADDAHNSFLGGGRVGQLIELCKSIKVPAVAWRAPSPILAPALLLSGALDPVTPPRRAEAAARHIPKAQHLVVANAGHGISALGCAPRLLREFLDAPQKPVMAHCLNDIPAANFQIGSAGPHP, from the coding sequence GTGAAATTGAAACATTGCCTTGCCGCCTCACTGCTCTCCTTGCTGTCGGCCCTGGCACCGTCCTGCCTGGCCAGCGCGCCCGGCGCAGCCCTGAACGGGCGCACCTGCCATCTGCCCGGTTCCGAAGAAGGCTTGCGCTGCCGCACACTGGCCGTTCCCCTCGATTACCGCCAGCCCACCGGCCCGACCCTGACGCTGCACATCACCGTCGCGCCGGCCTTCCGCGAATCGGGACGCCCCGATCCCCTGTTCGTGCTGGCGGGCGGCCCCGGCCAGGCCGGCAGCGACGTGCTGCCGGCACTCAATGCCATGTTCCGGCGCACCCGCGCCACCCGCGACATCGTATTCATCGACCAGCGCGGCACCGGCCTGTCCGGCAAGCTCGACTGCGATGACGACGCCCTGCCGGAAAATCTCAGCGACGAGGAACAGATCGCCGCCGTGCGCGCCTGCCTGGCCGCCATCCGCCAGCCGCTGTCGGCCTATACCACCGAACAAGCCGCGCGCGACATCGAACAGGTGCGCCTGGCGCTCGGTTACCAGCAAATCAATGTGTGGGGGGCGTCGTACGGCACCCGCCTCGGCCAGGCCTACGCGCGCGCGTTTCCGCATGCGGTACGCAGCCTGGTGCTGGACGGCGTGGCCGCGCCCGACCAGATCATCCCGGCCGGCGGACGCGACGGCCAGGCGGCGCTGGACGCCCTGTTCCGCCAGTGCGCGGCCGACAACGGCTGCAACAAGGCCTACCCCGCGCTGCGCGCCGAATTCAACGGCCTGCTGGCCAAGGTCAGCGCCGCTCCCGTGCCGCTGAACCTGTCCAATCCGCGCACCGCCGAGCCCCTGCAGATGAACATGACCAAGGAGCGCTTCCTGAACACCGTGCACAACGTGCTGTACTCGGCGCTGGACGGACGGCGCCTGCCGTTCCTGATCCACAGCGCCCACCTGGGGCGCTGGGCGCCTTTCGTGGCGCGCCGCAACGTCGCCTCCGACCTGGCCGGCGAAGGCGGCACCGCGCTGGTGCTGCACATGGCCGTGATCTGCGCCGAGGATTATCCGCGCATGACGCCGCAATTGCTGGCCGACGACGCCCACAATTCCTTCCTCGGGGGCGGACGGGTCGGGCAGTTGATCGAGCTGTGCAAGTCGATCAAGGTCCCGGCAGTCGCCTGGCGCGCGCCGAGCCCGATCCTGGCGCCGGCCCTGCTGCTGTCGGGCGCGCTGGACCCGGTGACGCCGCCGCGCCGCGCCGAGGCCGCCGCGCGCCACATTCCCAAGGCCCAGCACCTGGTGGTGGCCAATGCCGGCCACGGCATTTCCGCGCTGGGCTGCGCGCCGCGCCTGCTGCGCGAGTTTCTCGACGCACCGCAAAAACCGGTCATGGCCCACTGCCTGAATGACATTCCGGCCGCCAACTTCCAGATCGGCAGCGCCGGTCCGCACCCTTGA
- a CDS encoding ABC transporter ATP-binding protein, producing the protein MIEVKHLAKRFAATVHKERRARQRDVRESDGWFHAVRDVSFSCAPGEVLGLLGPNGAGKTTTLRILSTALRPDAGSAFIDDIDIVADPIRARQRVGFLSGSTGLYGRLSARENVEYFGRLHGMAPARLKQRCDALFEQLDMHAYAHKRADDLSTGMKQKCAIARTVVHEPQVVILDEPTTGLDVMSARVLLEFIASYKALRIPLIFSTHHLHEVEKLCDRVCIINRGRSAFNGSVAELRELGGSHDLYDAFVHVIKQEN; encoded by the coding sequence ATGATCGAGGTGAAACACCTGGCCAAGCGCTTCGCCGCGACGGTACACAAGGAGCGGCGCGCCCGCCAGCGCGACGTGCGCGAGAGCGATGGCTGGTTCCATGCGGTGCGCGATGTCAGTTTCTCCTGCGCGCCCGGCGAAGTGCTGGGCCTGTTGGGCCCGAACGGGGCCGGCAAGACCACCACCCTGCGCATCCTGTCGACCGCGCTGCGCCCGGACGCCGGCAGCGCCTTCATCGACGATATCGATATCGTGGCCGATCCGATCCGGGCGCGCCAGCGGGTCGGCTTCCTGTCCGGCTCAACCGGCCTGTACGGGCGCCTGAGCGCGCGCGAGAACGTCGAGTACTTCGGGCGCCTGCACGGCATGGCCCCGGCCCGCCTCAAGCAGCGCTGCGACGCGCTGTTCGAGCAGCTCGACATGCACGCCTACGCCCACAAGCGCGCCGACGACCTATCGACCGGCATGAAGCAGAAGTGCGCGATCGCCCGCACCGTCGTGCACGAGCCGCAGGTGGTGATTCTGGACGAACCGACCACCGGGCTGGACGTGATGTCGGCGCGCGTGCTGCTCGAATTCATCGCCAGCTACAAGGCCCTGCGCATTCCCCTGATTTTTTCCACCCACCACCTGCACGAGGTCGAGAAGCTGTGCGACCGGGTCTGCATCATCAACCGCGGCCGCAGCGCCTTCAACGGCAGCGTCGCCGAGTTGCGCGAGCTGGGCGGCAGCCACGACCTGTACGACGCCTTCGTGCATGTCATCAAACAGGAAAACTGA
- the rpsI gene encoding 30S ribosomal protein S9 — translation MIGNYNYGTGRRKSAVARVFIKVGTGQIIVNGKPAADYFSRETGLMVIRQPLELTGNVERFDIKVNVHGGGESGQAGAVRHGITRALIDYDASLKGDLARAGFVTRDAREVERKKVGLRKARRAKQFSKR, via the coding sequence ATGATCGGTAACTACAATTACGGCACCGGCCGTCGCAAGAGTGCAGTCGCTCGCGTCTTCATCAAAGTTGGCACTGGCCAAATCATCGTTAACGGCAAACCAGCCGCTGACTACTTCTCGCGCGAAACGGGCCTGATGGTCATCCGTCAACCGCTGGAACTGACCGGCAATGTCGAGCGTTTCGACATCAAGGTCAACGTTCACGGTGGTGGCGAGTCCGGCCAGGCTGGCGCGGTTCGTCACGGCATCACCCGTGCACTGATCGACTACGACGCATCGTTGAAGGGCGACCTGGCACGTGCCGGTTTCGTTACCCGCGATGCACGTGAAGTCGAGCGTAAAAAAGTTGGTCTGCGCAAAGCACGTCGCGCAAAGCAATTCTCGAAGCGTTAA
- a CDS encoding OsmC family protein — translation MEVTVSWNGPSGMSFRAQTGSGHMVSMDGAPEGGGHNLAPRPMEMVLLGTGGCTAYDVVLILKRGREDVRGCDVSLKAERAETDPKVFTKIHFHFTVTGKNLKPGAVERAVSLSHDKYCSASIMLAKMAEITHSFEIIEG, via the coding sequence ATGGAAGTCACAGTCAGCTGGAACGGTCCCTCGGGCATGAGTTTTCGGGCGCAGACAGGGTCGGGCCACATGGTCAGCATGGATGGCGCGCCCGAAGGCGGCGGCCACAACCTGGCGCCACGGCCGATGGAAATGGTGCTGCTCGGTACCGGCGGATGCACCGCGTATGACGTGGTGCTCATTCTCAAGCGTGGCCGCGAGGATGTGCGCGGCTGCGACGTGAGTTTGAAAGCCGAGCGCGCGGAGACCGATCCCAAGGTATTTACCAAGATCCACTTTCACTTCACGGTGACGGGGAAAAATCTGAAGCCTGGTGCGGTCGAGCGCGCGGTGAGCCTGTCGCACGACAAATATTGCTCAGCGTCGATCATGCTGGCCAAGATGGCCGAGATCACGCATTCGTTTGAGATTATTGAAGGGTAA
- a CDS encoding ABC transporter permease: MKPAFLVVFLKEFKETLRDRRALVLLSLFTLMYPLMLGYMLNQQIGRATRSEREGMQLAVVNAAQAPNLMAQLKQKNITVVPMGEMKEDAIAELLRARKVVALLRLDPAFGEHYQAMRPAGIELWFDSASDNGQRQRDIEEVLHSYSSNISSARLLAHGVSPATMAPVRLQRFDTGSTAARSAGLIGAILGFLFFPAFICGLSAAVDSTAGERERRSLEVLMAQPASPWSLITGKWLAAGSLAVIGITLELALAHAVLSWLPLEEIGMSWRVTSAQLALVCVATIPLSLFAAGLHIALAMNAKSFKEAQSMLSLVILLPMLPGVAVSVLDLKTATWMYVVPMLSNQTLLRELAKGQDLGALPFVLTFLSSMLPALGAVAFASWRMKSERYVLSV, translated from the coding sequence ATGAAGCCGGCATTCCTGGTCGTTTTTCTCAAGGAATTCAAGGAAACGCTGCGCGACCGGCGCGCGCTGGTCCTGCTGTCCCTGTTCACCCTGATGTACCCGCTCATGCTCGGCTACATGCTCAACCAGCAGATCGGACGCGCCACCCGCTCCGAGCGCGAAGGCATGCAACTGGCGGTCGTCAACGCCGCCCAGGCCCCCAACCTGATGGCCCAGCTCAAGCAAAAAAATATCACCGTCGTGCCGATGGGCGAGATGAAGGAAGACGCCATCGCCGAGCTGCTGCGCGCACGTAAAGTGGTGGCCCTGCTGCGGCTCGACCCCGCCTTCGGCGAACACTACCAGGCCATGCGGCCGGCCGGCATCGAGCTCTGGTTCGACTCGGCCAGCGACAACGGCCAGCGCCAGCGCGACATCGAAGAAGTGCTACACAGCTACAGCTCGAACATCAGCAGCGCCCGCCTGCTGGCGCACGGCGTCTCGCCGGCCACCATGGCGCCGGTGCGCCTGCAGCGCTTCGACACCGGCAGCACTGCGGCACGCTCGGCCGGGCTGATCGGCGCCATTCTCGGCTTCCTGTTTTTCCCGGCGTTTATTTGCGGCTTGTCGGCGGCGGTCGACAGCACCGCCGGCGAACGCGAGCGTCGCTCGCTCGAAGTGCTGATGGCCCAGCCGGCCAGTCCGTGGTCGCTGATCACCGGCAAATGGCTGGCGGCCGGCTCGCTGGCCGTGATCGGCATCACCCTGGAACTGGCGCTGGCGCATGCCGTGCTGTCCTGGCTGCCGCTGGAAGAAATCGGCATGAGCTGGCGCGTCACCTCGGCCCAGCTGGCCCTGGTGTGCGTGGCGACCATTCCGCTGTCGCTGTTCGCGGCCGGCCTGCACATCGCGCTGGCGATGAATGCGAAATCGTTCAAGGAAGCCCAGAGCATGCTCAGCCTCGTGATCCTGTTGCCGATGTTGCCGGGGGTGGCGGTGTCGGTGCTGGACCTGAAGACGGCGACCTGGATGTATGTGGTGCCGATGCTGTCCAACCAGACCCTGCTGCGCGAGCTGGCCAAGGGCCAGGATCTGGGCGCGCTGCCGTTCGTGCTGACCTTCCTCAGTTCGATGCTGCCGGCCCTGGGGGCGGTGGCGTTTGCCAGCTGGCGCATGAAGAGCGAGCGCTACGTGCTGTCGGTGTAG